A section of the Perognathus longimembris pacificus isolate PPM17 chromosome 7, ASM2315922v1, whole genome shotgun sequence genome encodes:
- the Wnt2b gene encoding protein Wnt-2b: protein MLRSGGAQEAAQHAPRRARALIPAPAPRSAAPDVSPAPARLGLACFLLLLLLLTLPARVDSSWWYIGALGARVICDNIPGLVSRQRQLCQRYPDIMRSVGEGAREWIRECQHQFRHHRWNCTTLDRDHTVFGRVMLRSSREAAFVYAISSAGVVHAITRACSQGELSVCSCDPYTRGRHHDQRGDFDWGGCSDNIHYGVRFAKAFVDAKEKRLKDARALMNLHNNRCGRTAVRRFLKLECKCHGVSGSCTLRTCWRALSDFRRTGDYLRRRYDGAVQVTATQDGANFTAARQGYRRATRTDLVYFDNSPDYCVLDKAAGSLGTAGRVCSKTSKGTDGCEIMCCGRGYDTTRVTRVTQCECKFHWCCAVRCKECRNIVDIHTCKAPKKAEWLDQT from the exons ATGCTGAGGTCCGGTGGTGCGCAGGAAGCCGCGCAGCACGCCCCTCGGCGCGCCCGCGCCCTGATCCCCGCACCCGCGCCCAGATCTGCTGCCCCCGACGTCTCCCCGGCTCCGGCCCGCCTTGGTCTTGCCTgctttttgctgctgctgctgctgctgactcTGCCAGCCCGCGTGGATTCGTCCTGGTG GTACATTGGGGCACTAGGAGCCCGAGTGATCTGTGACAACATCCCTGGTTTGGTGAGCCGGCAACGGCAGCTGTGTCAGCGTTACCCAGACATCATGCGCTCTGTGGGTGAAGGTGCCCGAGAATGGATCCGAGAGTGTCAGCATCAGTTCCGCCATCACCGATGGAACTGCACCACGCTGGACAGGGACCACACTGTCTTTGGTCGTGTCATGCTCAGAA GTAGCCGAGAGGCAGCATTTGTGTATGCTATCTCATCAGCAGGAGTGGTTCACGCTATCACTCGTGCTTGTAGCCAGGGAGAACTGAGTGTGTGCAGCTGTGACCCTTATACTCGTGGTCGACATCATGACCAACGTGGGGATTTTGACTGGGGTGGCTGCAGTGACAACATCCACTATGGTGTCCGCTTTGCCAAGGCCTTTGTGGATGCCAAGGAGAAGAGGCTTAAAGATGCCCGCGCCCTCATGAACTTACATAACAACCGTTGTGGTCGCACG GCTGTGCGGCGATTTCTGAAACTGGAGTGTAAGTGCCATGGTGTGAGTGGCTCCTGTACTCTGCGCACCTGTTGGCGTGCACTCTCAGATTTCCGCCGTACAGGTGACTACCTGCGGCGGCGCTATGATGGGGCCGTGCAGGTGACAGCCACCCAGGATGGTGCCAACTTCACAGCAGCTCGCCAAGGCTATCGCCGTGCTACCCGGACTGATCTTGTCTACTTTGACAACTCCCCAGACTACTGTGTCTTAGACAAGGCTGCAG GTTCCTTAGGCACCGCAGGTCGAGTCTGCAGCAAGACATCTAAAGGAACAGATGGTTGTGAAATCATGTGCTGTGGTCGAGGGTACGATACAACTCGAGTCACCCGTGTTACCCAGTGTGAGTGCAAATTCCACTGGTGCTGTGCTGTGCGGTGCAAGGAGTGCAGAAACATTGTGGACATCCATACTTGCAAGGCCCCCAAGAAAGCAGAGTGGCTGGACCAGACCTGA